Proteins co-encoded in one Marinomonas sp. IMCC 4694 genomic window:
- the eutC gene encoding ethanolamine ammonia-lyase subunit EutC, with translation MSQDDYLNDHSFPTHPHAEAVTEQHEPVTENAWSKLNAFTDARVGLGRSGISVPTKHLLAFQLAHAQAIDAVHTQLDSAGLAAQLTAQDWAKDWTKHCAPLLLHSRATDRATYLQRPDYGRRLDEESANILDEHRASTSQQYDLAIVVVDGLSSLAIEQNTLPFLQALAGYLNGWSLAPICFVEQGRVAIGDDVCERLNAKCVLVLVGERPGLSSPDSLGLYLTWGGKVGLTDAYRNCISNVRPAGLVYQEAARKAFYLLNEARTLKLSGVKLKDRSDDDLIIDTSKESKNFLIS, from the coding sequence ATGAGCCAAGACGACTACCTAAACGATCATTCTTTTCCGACACACCCTCATGCAGAAGCGGTGACAGAACAGCATGAGCCTGTAACGGAAAACGCTTGGAGCAAGCTCAATGCCTTCACAGACGCGCGCGTGGGTCTCGGTCGCTCTGGTATCAGTGTGCCGACCAAACATTTACTGGCGTTTCAGCTTGCTCATGCTCAGGCGATTGATGCGGTTCATACGCAACTGGATTCGGCAGGTTTGGCCGCGCAATTAACCGCCCAAGACTGGGCAAAAGATTGGACGAAACACTGTGCCCCCCTACTGTTGCACAGTCGCGCGACGGACCGCGCAACCTATTTACAGCGTCCAGATTATGGCCGCAGGCTAGATGAAGAATCGGCCAACATACTAGACGAACACCGAGCGTCCACCTCGCAACAATATGACCTCGCTATTGTTGTGGTCGATGGTTTGTCGTCGCTGGCGATAGAGCAAAATACCCTGCCCTTTTTACAAGCGCTTGCGGGGTATCTGAACGGTTGGAGCCTCGCGCCCATTTGTTTTGTCGAGCAAGGTCGCGTCGCCATTGGCGATGATGTGTGTGAGCGACTCAACGCCAAGTGCGTTTTAGTGCTAGTGGGAGAACGTCCGGGGCTGAGTTCACCCGACAGCTTAGGTTTGTACCTCACGTGGGGCGGTAAAGTCGGTCTGACCGATGCCTATCGCAACTGCATTTCCAACGTTCGTCCAGCGGGCTTGGTGTACCAAGAAGCCGCTCGCAAAGCCTTTTATTTATTAAACGAAGCACGAACTCTGAAGCTGTCTGGCGTGAAGCTCAAAGACCGATCAGACGACGACTTAATCATAGACACATCAAAGGAGTCGAAGAACTTCCTCATATCCTGA
- a CDS encoding sulfite exporter TauE/SafE family protein: MSFIMENYSMILAMMATGVVGGILAGLLGVGGGIVIVPVLFFLYQGLGVSADTAMLVATATSLATIIPTSISSIRAHKAKGNVDFDLLKRWGFFIFLGVMIGSFVVTRVDGEWLTLLFGIIATLSALNMLLGKKDSMFKSLPGNAGQGVMATCVGFFSSMVGIGGGTLTVPMLTFCNYPAHRAVGTAAAVGLIISLPAALTMLIFGQSPIDSPYGTVGLVNLIGAACIIPLTVLFAPVGAGLAHRLDAAKLKKVFAVVLIFTGIKMLYQVLG; the protein is encoded by the coding sequence ATGTCATTCATAATGGAAAACTATTCCATGATTCTCGCCATGATGGCCACGGGTGTGGTTGGCGGGATTTTAGCCGGTTTGTTAGGCGTTGGCGGCGGCATCGTCATCGTACCGGTGTTGTTTTTCTTGTATCAAGGCTTGGGTGTGAGTGCGGATACAGCCATGCTGGTGGCGACCGCCACGTCTCTTGCAACCATTATTCCGACCTCGATTAGTTCAATTCGCGCCCATAAAGCCAAAGGCAATGTGGATTTCGATTTGCTGAAGCGTTGGGGCTTTTTCATTTTCTTAGGCGTAATGATTGGTAGTTTTGTGGTAACGCGTGTTGATGGCGAATGGCTGACTTTATTGTTCGGTATTATCGCAACCTTGTCTGCGCTCAATATGTTGCTTGGCAAAAAAGACAGTATGTTCAAGTCGTTACCGGGCAATGCTGGCCAAGGCGTGATGGCGACTTGTGTTGGCTTTTTTAGCTCCATGGTTGGCATTGGTGGCGGTACGCTGACTGTTCCTATGCTGACTTTCTGTAACTATCCTGCACACCGTGCGGTCGGCACAGCGGCCGCGGTGGGTTTGATCATTTCATTGCCAGCGGCCTTGACCATGTTGATATTCGGACAAAGCCCTATTGATTCCCCTTATGGCACTGTCGGTTTGGTTAACTTGATCGGTGCCGCCTGCATCATTCCGTTAACCGTTTTATTTGCTCCCGTTGGTGCGGGTTTAGCCCATCGTCTAGATGCCGCTAAGTTGAAGAAAGTCTTCGCTGTGGTGTTGATTTTTACTGGCATCAAAATGCTTTATCAGGTTTTAGGTTAG
- a CDS encoding pyridoxal-phosphate-dependent aminotransferase family protein — protein MQPLSLPPRLLMGPGPINCYPRVLSAMSTQLVGQYDPTMTSYMNEVMALYRRVFNTQNQQTFLIDGTSRAGIEAALVSCLEPGDKVLIPIFGRFGHLLAEIAERADAEVHTIEVPWGEVFDPQQIEDAIKKVQPKLLAIVQGDTSTTMFQPLEELGDICRTHDVLFYTDATASIGGNPLEVDAWKIDAVSVGLQKCLGGPSGSAPITLSDRFVSCVRKRAHVEAGIRDAHHQGSSGMRIRSNYFDLPMIMDYWGDERLNHHTEAATMLFGSRECAIQLLSEGQNTVIQRHQLAGNAMLQGVLAMGLKPFGDLKHKMSNVVGVHIPDNVDGEQIRHDLLTIFNIEIGTSFGPLKGKVWRIGTMGYNARQDAVLHTLQSLETVLRRAGFALPAGAAVDAAMSVYAGEK, from the coding sequence ATGCAGCCGCTATCATTGCCGCCAAGATTATTAATGGGCCCTGGCCCGATTAACTGTTACCCACGCGTGTTGTCGGCGATGTCGACTCAGCTAGTGGGACAATACGATCCCACCATGACCAGTTACATGAACGAAGTCATGGCGCTCTATCGTCGTGTTTTTAATACTCAGAACCAGCAAACTTTTTTGATCGATGGTACTTCTCGTGCCGGTATTGAAGCAGCTTTGGTGTCTTGCTTAGAGCCGGGCGATAAAGTGCTGATTCCTATCTTTGGTCGCTTTGGTCACTTATTGGCTGAGATTGCCGAGCGTGCCGATGCCGAAGTTCACACCATCGAAGTGCCTTGGGGCGAAGTCTTTGATCCGCAGCAAATTGAAGATGCGATTAAAAAAGTACAGCCAAAACTATTGGCTATCGTGCAGGGCGACACCTCGACCACCATGTTCCAGCCATTGGAAGAGTTGGGTGATATTTGTCGTACGCATGATGTGTTGTTTTACACCGATGCCACAGCGTCTATCGGCGGGAACCCGTTGGAAGTGGATGCATGGAAAATCGACGCCGTTTCTGTTGGTCTGCAAAAGTGTCTTGGTGGCCCATCAGGCAGCGCGCCGATTACCTTGAGTGATCGGTTTGTGTCTTGTGTACGCAAACGCGCCCATGTGGAAGCGGGGATTCGTGATGCGCATCACCAAGGTTCGTCTGGCATGCGTATTCGCTCGAACTATTTTGATTTACCAATGATCATGGATTATTGGGGCGATGAACGTTTGAACCACCATACGGAAGCCGCCACCATGTTGTTTGGTTCTCGTGAGTGTGCGATCCAATTGCTGAGCGAAGGTCAGAACACGGTGATTCAGCGTCATCAGTTGGCTGGCAACGCCATGTTGCAAGGCGTTCTTGCTATGGGGTTGAAGCCATTTGGTGATTTGAAACACAAGATGAGCAACGTCGTTGGTGTGCACATACCTGACAACGTCGATGGTGAACAAATTCGTCATGATTTGCTGACTATTTTTAACATCGAAATCGGTACCAGCTTTGGCCCATTAAAAGGCAAGGTGTGGCGCATTGGCACCATGGGTTACAACGCTCGCCAAGATGCTGTTTTGCATACTTTGCAGTCACTAGAAACCGTACTGCGTCGCGCTGGCTTTGCATTACCTGCTGGCGCTGCAGTAGACGCAGCCATGTCGGTTTACGCAGGAGAAAAATAA
- a CDS encoding cupin domain-containing protein, producing the protein MQFTRIFNDDQGKSHFGDVNIDVRDGGPIGFLSERFPVGEMMFRETPSDYDFKWHPAPQRQLLFIIKGRCEFTVSSGETRQFGAGDVVLLEDTEGEGHCSKALFNEVRHSIFVTLPEDMVF; encoded by the coding sequence ATGCAATTTACGCGTATTTTTAACGATGATCAGGGCAAGAGCCACTTCGGTGATGTGAATATAGATGTCCGCGATGGTGGTCCAATTGGTTTCTTGTCGGAGCGTTTTCCAGTGGGAGAAATGATGTTTCGCGAAACCCCAAGTGACTATGATTTTAAATGGCATCCCGCGCCGCAGCGTCAGTTATTGTTCATCATCAAAGGGCGTTGCGAGTTTACAGTGTCGTCCGGTGAAACTCGCCAGTTCGGCGCAGGTGACGTTGTCTTGTTGGAAGACACCGAAGGCGAAGGCCATTGCAGTAAGGCATTATTCAACGAAGTCAGACACTCGATCTTTGTTACCTTGCCTGAAGATATGGTGTTTTAG
- the puuE gene encoding allantoinase PuuE, giving the protein MKHYLERDYAGYGRQGLPNVKWPNNARVALQFVLNFEEGGENCVLHGDEHAETFLSEIFGAQPFKDRHMSMESLYEYGSRTGVWRILNEFEKRGLPLTVFAIATALQRNPEVAKAFVEGQHEIVCHGLKWIHYQDMPIEQEREHMQQALALIEDITGVKPAGWYTGRDSPNTRALVAEQSQLKYDSDNYGDDLPYWVKVDTPDGGSKPHLIVPYTLDCNDMKFSSPYGFNHGEEFFQYLKDNFDCLYEEGATAPKMMSIGMHCRTLGKPSRFMALKKFLDYVQSHDNVWIARREEIADHWIENHPPA; this is encoded by the coding sequence ATGAAACATTATTTAGAACGCGATTACGCGGGTTATGGCCGCCAAGGGCTGCCCAACGTCAAATGGCCGAACAACGCCCGGGTCGCCTTGCAGTTTGTTTTAAACTTTGAAGAAGGCGGTGAGAACTGTGTGCTGCACGGCGATGAACACGCCGAGACTTTTTTGTCAGAAATTTTCGGTGCGCAGCCTTTCAAAGACCGCCACATGAGCATGGAATCCCTTTACGAGTACGGTTCCCGCACTGGCGTTTGGCGTATCCTTAACGAGTTCGAAAAACGCGGACTGCCGCTGACGGTTTTTGCCATCGCCACGGCATTGCAGCGTAACCCAGAAGTGGCAAAAGCCTTTGTGGAAGGCCAACACGAAATCGTCTGCCACGGTTTAAAATGGATTCACTACCAAGACATGCCGATCGAACAAGAGCGGGAACACATGCAACAAGCGCTCGCCTTGATCGAAGACATCACTGGCGTTAAACCCGCGGGCTGGTACACAGGACGCGATTCACCCAATACTCGCGCCTTGGTCGCAGAACAGTCTCAACTTAAATACGACTCGGACAACTACGGCGATGACCTACCTTATTGGGTGAAGGTCGATACGCCTGATGGTGGCAGCAAACCGCACCTTATCGTACCGTACACACTCGACTGCAACGACATGAAGTTTTCCTCACCTTATGGCTTTAACCATGGCGAGGAATTCTTCCAATACTTGAAAGACAACTTCGATTGTTTGTATGAAGAAGGCGCCACCGCACCAAAAATGATGTCCATCGGCATGCACTGCCGAACACTGGGTAAACCCAGCCGCTTCATGGCGCTGAAGAAATTCTTAGATTACGTGCAATCCCACGACAACGTCTGGATCGCCCGCCGCGAAGAAATAGCGGATCACTGGATAGAAAATCATCCGCCCGCTTGA
- the eat gene encoding ethanolamine permease has translation MSDQLDKEYLAKRQLKRGSAGWILLAGLGVSYVISGDFAGWNFGIAEAGWGGFAIAAALMAVMYLTLVLSLAEMSAAIPAAGGGYSFARQAMGPTGGYLTGLAVLIEYALAPAAIVIFIGSAVEALLGFNGPWVYAAFYLVFIGIHLAGAGEALKVMMVISGLAVIAILATAVALIGDFDTARLFDVAVTDAAGASEFMPMGWYGVWAALPFGMWLFLAVEGVPLAAEEAKDPAKDVPKGIIGAMIFLLFTALLVVFLLAGAAGADAMGKSAVPLVDALNFAGYESLGTAVNVLGLAGLIASFFSIIYGYSRLVFALSRAGYIPKSLSVTDKRKVPARALIVPGVLGFLASLTGEGDLMLAMAVVGATVSYALMALSHILLRIKQPDMERPYKTPGGIVTSSIAFLLSLLALTGVYAYDPRAFFYTLVLFAIGAAYYFLYSKNRLVAKTPEEEFDMLAAAEADLAATA, from the coding sequence ATGAGTGATCAATTAGACAAAGAGTATCTGGCAAAACGCCAGCTAAAACGAGGCTCCGCAGGGTGGATTTTGCTTGCGGGTTTGGGGGTATCTTACGTTATCTCTGGTGATTTCGCCGGGTGGAACTTCGGTATTGCGGAAGCGGGCTGGGGCGGTTTTGCGATCGCGGCAGCGCTGATGGCGGTGATGTATCTGACCTTGGTGTTGTCGTTGGCGGAAATGTCAGCAGCGATCCCAGCAGCAGGCGGCGGTTACAGTTTTGCTCGCCAAGCCATGGGGCCAACGGGCGGTTATTTAACCGGTTTAGCGGTGTTAATTGAATACGCATTGGCGCCGGCGGCCATTGTTATCTTTATCGGTTCTGCGGTAGAAGCCTTGTTAGGCTTTAATGGACCTTGGGTCTACGCCGCGTTTTATCTTGTCTTTATCGGCATTCATTTAGCGGGTGCTGGCGAAGCATTAAAAGTCATGATGGTCATCAGTGGTTTGGCGGTGATCGCCATCCTAGCCACGGCGGTGGCCTTGATTGGTGATTTTGACACGGCTCGTTTGTTTGACGTGGCAGTCACCGACGCCGCTGGCGCATCAGAATTTATGCCAATGGGTTGGTATGGCGTTTGGGCGGCATTGCCATTTGGCATGTGGTTGTTCCTAGCGGTTGAAGGCGTGCCTTTAGCAGCAGAAGAAGCCAAAGACCCAGCGAAAGATGTGCCTAAAGGCATTATCGGCGCGATGATTTTCTTACTGTTCACGGCGCTTTTGGTGGTGTTTTTATTAGCCGGTGCCGCTGGCGCTGACGCCATGGGTAAGAGCGCAGTTCCACTGGTCGATGCCTTGAACTTTGCGGGTTATGAATCACTAGGCACGGCGGTCAACGTATTGGGTCTTGCTGGTTTGATCGCGTCTTTCTTCTCTATCATTTACGGGTACAGCCGTTTGGTGTTTGCCTTGTCTCGTGCAGGCTACATTCCAAAGAGCCTATCTGTCACAGACAAACGCAAAGTACCTGCTCGTGCTTTGATCGTACCGGGCGTATTGGGCTTCCTTGCGTCTTTGACGGGCGAAGGCGACCTGATGTTGGCCATGGCGGTTGTTGGCGCGACGGTGTCTTATGCTTTGATGGCGCTTAGCCACATATTGCTACGCATCAAACAACCCGACATGGAACGCCCATACAAAACACCCGGCGGCATCGTGACGTCATCCATCGCCTTTTTGTTGTCACTGTTGGCTTTGACCGGTGTGTACGCTTACGATCCACGCGCGTTTTTCTACACCTTGGTATTGTTCGCCATCGGCGCTGCTTACTACTTCTTGTACAGCAAAAACCGCCTAGTAGCGAAAACACCTGAAGAAGAGTTCGATATGCTAGCTGCTGCTGAAGCAGACCTTGCCGCTACGGCGTAA
- a CDS encoding allantoate amidohydrolase, which produces MTDYGKLAQLVMDRCDELGKISQSDDCLDRRYLTKEHKQANGLVGGWMQEAGMQTWQDEAGNLWGRWQAADPDAPRFIMGSHLDTVPNGGQYDGMLGVITPVTLIAAMQAAGVRLPFHLDVVGFGDEEGTRFSSTLLGSRALTGQWPASWADLKDSDGISLSQALKDFGSDFASIPNAAIATDNLLGYLELHIEQGPVLEDLDLPVGVVSAIAGAKRFEFNVTGMAGHAGTVPMPLRQDALCASSEMILAVEKIAQHHGIVATVGRIQNRPNGVNVISGNTGFSLDIRSEFDDKRDVALDEILRELDAIAARRNVRIERKSTHAADAVHCDATLQGVLRKAIEVQNIPVHTLFSGAGHDAMAIADICPVAMLFMRCDKGISHHPAEAIDTPDVAVTLAVLNHTLQNLV; this is translated from the coding sequence ATGACAGATTACGGCAAACTCGCTCAGTTGGTCATGGACCGCTGTGACGAACTTGGCAAAATCAGTCAAAGCGACGATTGCCTAGATCGTCGCTATCTCACCAAAGAACACAAACAAGCCAATGGATTGGTGGGCGGCTGGATGCAAGAAGCGGGCATGCAAACCTGGCAAGATGAAGCAGGTAATCTATGGGGACGTTGGCAAGCAGCCGACCCTGATGCACCGCGCTTTATCATGGGCAGCCATTTGGATACGGTGCCAAACGGTGGTCAATACGATGGCATGTTGGGTGTGATTACACCCGTCACCTTGATCGCAGCGATGCAAGCCGCGGGTGTTCGTTTGCCGTTTCATCTCGATGTAGTGGGCTTTGGCGACGAAGAAGGCACGCGTTTTAGCTCAACCTTGCTTGGCAGCCGTGCACTGACAGGCCAATGGCCTGCAAGCTGGGCGGATTTAAAAGACAGCGATGGCATCAGCTTATCGCAAGCGCTGAAAGACTTTGGCTCGGACTTTGCGAGCATTCCCAATGCGGCCATCGCAACCGACAACTTGCTGGGTTACCTTGAACTGCATATTGAGCAAGGGCCAGTGCTGGAAGACTTGGATTTACCCGTTGGCGTGGTAAGCGCCATCGCAGGGGCAAAACGCTTTGAATTTAATGTCACTGGCATGGCCGGACACGCGGGAACAGTGCCAATGCCCCTTCGTCAAGATGCGCTTTGTGCCAGCAGTGAGATGATTCTTGCAGTAGAAAAAATTGCTCAACATCATGGCATTGTCGCCACCGTTGGGCGTATTCAGAACCGCCCTAATGGCGTGAACGTCATTTCTGGCAACACCGGTTTTTCCCTTGATATTCGCAGTGAATTTGATGACAAACGTGACGTAGCACTCGACGAAATTTTGCGGGAATTAGACGCCATTGCCGCCCGTCGTAATGTGCGTATTGAGCGTAAATCGACCCATGCCGCTGACGCGGTTCATTGTGACGCCACGCTGCAAGGCGTATTGCGCAAAGCGATTGAAGTACAAAACATTCCCGTTCACACCTTGTTTTCTGGTGCAGGACACGACGCTATGGCGATTGCCGATATTTGCCCTGTAGCCATGCTGTTTATGCGCTGCGATAAAGGCATTAGTCATCACCCAGCGGAAGCGATTGATACGCCCGATGTGGCCGTGACCTTGGCGGTGTTGAATCACACATTGCAGAATTTGGTGTAA
- a CDS encoding gamma-glutamyltransferase family protein: MKQNDIAFTAPHFKATETGRKILEQGGTAIEAMVAAAATIAVVYPHMNGLGGDGFWLISEPNKTPIGIDASGKAAELASMEFYCGHDSIPTRGGKAALTMAGAVAGWQEALVVSQDWQAASKAQNLSLTTLLDDAIQLAKNGSAVTKTYVDASKKTFADLVDVQGFAPSFLKNGSLYEQGDNLTLPVLAQTLEQLAEKGLNDFYQGDIAARLAKDLATSGSPIRLADFHSYQAKRVEPLQVKTSVGSIYNLSAPTQGIASLLILALYDKLYTQGKTAIDMAHLLIECTKRAFIARNEFVTDESRLALDLASLLDEKQLEKMCHEISLERAQPWPHQAKQGDTIWMGACDSEGRMVSYIQSLYWEFGSGVVSPSTGIVWNNRGSSFSLDKHSIQALSPNLKPFHTLNPAFAELNDGRRMSYGTMGGEGQPQTQAALFSRYVYHNMPLDKAISEGRWLLGRTWGDVSHNLKIERDFADVVAEELVQRGHDLVIVESCNELMGHAGAVVLHQDGHTDAATDPRSDGSAIVSCFIRNNLI; the protein is encoded by the coding sequence ATGAAACAGAACGACATCGCGTTTACGGCGCCGCATTTTAAGGCCACAGAAACCGGTCGGAAAATCCTAGAGCAAGGCGGTACTGCGATAGAAGCCATGGTCGCTGCAGCAGCGACAATTGCCGTGGTCTATCCACATATGAACGGCTTGGGTGGTGATGGTTTTTGGTTGATCAGTGAGCCGAACAAAACACCGATTGGCATTGATGCGTCAGGCAAAGCTGCAGAATTGGCCTCGATGGAGTTTTATTGCGGCCACGATAGTATCCCGACACGAGGCGGAAAAGCGGCTTTGACTATGGCGGGCGCAGTTGCGGGTTGGCAAGAAGCACTTGTTGTTAGTCAAGACTGGCAAGCCGCTTCCAAGGCACAAAACTTGTCGTTAACGACCTTGCTGGACGATGCGATTCAGTTAGCGAAGAACGGCAGCGCAGTGACAAAAACCTATGTCGATGCCAGCAAGAAAACCTTTGCGGATCTAGTCGACGTACAAGGCTTTGCTCCGTCTTTTTTAAAGAACGGCAGCCTGTACGAACAAGGCGATAACTTGACCTTGCCAGTGCTGGCACAAACGCTGGAGCAACTTGCTGAAAAGGGTTTGAACGATTTTTATCAGGGCGATATTGCCGCGCGATTGGCGAAAGATTTAGCGACCTCTGGTTCTCCGATTCGCTTGGCAGATTTTCATTCTTATCAGGCAAAACGCGTAGAGCCTTTGCAGGTCAAAACCAGTGTTGGTTCTATCTATAACTTGTCAGCGCCAACACAAGGTATCGCGTCGTTATTGATTTTGGCCTTATACGACAAGCTGTATACACAAGGCAAAACGGCCATCGACATGGCGCATTTGTTAATTGAATGCACCAAACGAGCCTTTATCGCGCGTAATGAATTTGTTACCGATGAATCGCGTTTGGCACTGGATTTAGCGTCCTTGTTGGATGAAAAACAGCTCGAAAAAATGTGTCACGAGATTTCTTTAGAACGTGCGCAGCCTTGGCCCCATCAAGCCAAACAGGGCGACACCATTTGGATGGGTGCTTGTGACAGTGAAGGTCGCATGGTCAGCTACATTCAGAGTTTGTATTGGGAATTTGGCAGCGGTGTGGTGAGTCCTTCTACTGGCATTGTGTGGAACAATCGTGGCTCGTCGTTTTCGCTAGATAAACACTCGATCCAAGCACTTTCGCCGAATTTAAAGCCTTTTCATACTTTGAACCCAGCCTTTGCGGAATTAAACGATGGCCGTCGCATGAGTTACGGCACCATGGGTGGAGAAGGTCAGCCGCAGACTCAAGCTGCGTTATTTAGTCGTTATGTTTACCACAATATGCCGTTGGATAAAGCCATCAGCGAAGGTCGTTGGTTGCTCGGTCGAACATGGGGCGATGTGAGTCATAATTTGAAAATCGAGCGAGATTTTGCCGATGTCGTCGCCGAGGAATTGGTGCAACGTGGGCACGATTTAGTCATCGTTGAATCGTGCAATGAATTAATGGGTCACGCGGGTGCGGTGGTGCTTCATCAAGATGGGCACACCGACGCAGCAACAGACCCACGAAGTGATGGCTCGGCCATCGTTAGTTGTTTTATTCGTAATAATCTCATTTAG